The nucleotide sequence TGATCGGTCTCGTACGCGATGCGGATCTTCTCCCACACGCGCATGAAGTCCGCTTTCTTCTTCGAAAGGACGACCGACCCTTCCTGGTCTTCGAGGTGCTCGAGGAGCACTTCGACTTCGTCGCCGGGCTTGAGGTCCGGGTGGTCCTTGAATTCTTCGAGCGGAACGCTGCCTTCGGATTTGAAGCCGATGTCGAGCACGACCATGTTGTCGCGGATCTCGAGCACCTTGCTCTTCACGATCTCGCCCTCGTCGATCGACGCGAGCGTACCGTTGTAAAGCTCCATCATTTTCTCGTACTCGGACGACGAGTATTCGTCGTCGTCGTACAACTCGGGACGGCGGTTGACCAGCGGACGCAGTTGTGCGCGCTGCGCGTCCCGCTTTTCGCGGTCGGTCACTGCGGAGCCGGCGCGGCCGGCGGTAGGGTTACGAGTTTCGATCTCGGGCATACGGAACGGATGATCTCCTGAGACGTCCGCGGACTTCTTCGCTCGCCGCGGCGAGGTTGAGGTGGATGAACGTGTCGATGACACGGACGTGCCATCGCGCGGTTGCCGAGGCGCAAGCCGCGAACCAGAAATGATACTCTCCTCGGCGTGTCAAGTCAACGTCAGAACCTGGCCTCGGTCAGCGACTTAGCTCACACTTCCGAGAGACGTTGGAGGTGTGGGGCGGGCTCGGCGTTGAACCGCCGCGTGCGCCAGCGCGACGATCCGATCGACCTGGTCTTCCTGGGTCAGATAGGTCGTATCGATGAGCACCGCGTCGGCGGCCCGCACCGACTGCGTCGCGTCGAGCGCGTCGCGCTGGGCGATCCGGTGCGTCTCGGCGGCGATTTCCTCGTCGCTGGGCCCACGTCCCAGTCGCTGTACCAGCCGGCGACGCGCACGTTCCCACGGGTCGGCCACGAGAAAAATCTTCAGGTCGGCGTTCGGAAACACGACGGTTCCCATGTCTCGGCCGTCCACGACGACGTCGTGCCCGCTTGCCGTGCGCCGGACGAGCTCGTTGACCCACTGCCTCACCCGCTGCATCTGCGCCACGCGCGAGACGTGCTGGGTGACCTGGGCATCGCGCAGCCGGTCGTCCGCCGGCTGCCCATCGATGATCACCGCGAACGATTCACCCAGCGGCGTGAAAGCCACGCCGCGGGCCGCGAGCAACACGTCGTCGTCGGTCCAGGTCGCCGGGTCGCCGGGTCCGACGAGACGTGCCGCCGTCGCCGCCCGATAGAGAGCGCCCGAATCCACGTGGCGATAGCCCAGGCGGCGCGCGACCCACTGCGCCGTCGACGACTTTCCCGACGCGGCGGGGCCGTCGATGGCGATGACGAACGGAAGCGGTCCGTTCATCGAGTGACGCTCGCCAGGTCGTTCCAGAAGTCCGGGTAGGAGACCGCGACGCAGTCAGGCTCATCGATCTCGATCGCATTGCCTTCGGCGGCGCCGAGGACGCCGAAGGCCATCGCGAGCCGGTGATCGCCGTGGGTCGTGATTCGGCCGGAGAGTGCCGGCGACGGTCCGCGGATCTTCATTCCGTCCGGCAACTCCTCCGCATCGGCGCCGATCGCGCGCAGGTTCGCGACCACGGCCGCGATCCGGTCGCTCTCCTTGACGCGCAGCTCGTTCGCGCCGGTGATGATCGTCTCGCCGTTCGCTCGCGTCGCGAGGCAGGCGAGAAGCGGCAGCTCATCCACCATCGACGGGACCTCCGCCGCGGTAATCGTCGTCGGACGAAGCTCCCCCGGCGAGACGACGACGTCCGCGACCGGCTCACCGCCTTCGAGTCGTGCATCGACCTGCGTAACGACGGCGCCCATCTGCTCGAGCTGCTCGAGAAACCCGATCCGCGTCTCGTTGACGCACACGCGTTCGAGGCGGAGCGAACCGCCGTCCGCGATTGCCGCCAGACCGGCGAAGAACGCCGCCGACGACGGATCACCCGGCACGACGACGTCGAGCGGCT is from Gemmatimonadaceae bacterium and encodes:
- the cmk gene encoding (d)CMP kinase, translated to MNGPLPFVIAIDGPAASGKSSTAQWVARRLGYRHVDSGALYRAATAARLVGPGDPATWTDDDVLLAARGVAFTPLGESFAVIIDGQPADDRLRDAQVTQHVSRVAQMQRVRQWVNELVRRTASGHDVVVDGRDMGTVVFPNADLKIFLVADPWERARRRLVQRLGRGPSDEEIAAETHRIAQRDALDATQSVRAADAVLIDTTYLTQEDQVDRIVALAHAAVQRRARPTPPTSLGSVS